One Phoenix dactylifera cultivar Barhee BC4 chromosome 14, palm_55x_up_171113_PBpolish2nd_filt_p, whole genome shotgun sequence DNA window includes the following coding sequences:
- the LOC103718316 gene encoding uncharacterized protein LOC103718316 isoform X2, translating into MFFLRLSHKISLWSLPTTPQFGSTSETRKLFGGFGLVSSSIKPLFPSLLLLLVATLVQISWLLWYIVEEQIVLHMEPKSLVGGENEEATFSSIPRSPLQNQRPNSMIVKKVCPREFIPPHIVAEAISTLHGLDLRWSGPITPSEMEYVSKYVHAKYPQYSHGLIEEGDKTDLYSSFISIPEIQARNRVLKHCGLTDEEYLVLFTPNYKAAMMLVGESYPFFRYNYYMTIIDDEVDYVREFAAYKESKVISAPETWLDLRIKGSQLSQYFRRKCKHSPKGLFSYPAEVRGTRYSMHWVSEAHRNSWHVLLDATALVVGEDQLNLALHRPDFVLCTLDNKHAHPSKITCLLVRRKSFDTSASASI; encoded by the exons ATGTTTTTCCTTCGGCTCTCTCATAAAATATCTTTATGGTCGCTACCTACAACGCCCCAATTTGGATCAACATCTGAAACAAGAAAGCTTTTTGGTGGGTTTGGGTTGGtctcttcatcaatcaagccttTGTTTCCTTCTCTCCTCCTGTTGCTTGTTGCTACTCTTGTGCAAATTTCTTGGTTACTTTGGTATATTGTTGAAGAACAGATTGTTCTCCATATGGAACCCAAG TCTCTGGTTGGAGGGGAAAATGAAGAAGCCACATTCAGTTCAATACCCAGATCACCACTTCAAAACCAAAGGCCGAATAGCATGATTGTCAAG AAAGTATGTCCGCGCGAATTCATTCCTCCCCACATAGTTGCTGAGGCCATATCAACTCTCCATGGTCTTGATCTAAGATGGTCAGGACCAATAACTCCAAGTGAGATGGAATATGTGAGCAAGTATGTCCATGCCAAGTACCCGCAATACTCGCATGGCCTCATCGAGGAAGGTGATAAGACTGACCTCTACTCAAG CTTCATATCGATCCCAGAGATCCAAGCCCGGAACCGCGTCCTTAAACACTGTGGCCTGACCGATGAGGAATACCTTGTGCTCTTCACTCCAAATTATAAGGCTGCCATGATGTTGGTGGGGGAGAGCTACCCTTTCTTCAGGTACAACTACTACATGACCATCATCGACGATGAGGTTGACTACGTGAGGGAGTTTGCAGCATATAAGGAATCAAAGGTGATCTCAGCACCTGAGACTTGGCTGGATCTCAGGATCAAAGGATCACAACTGAGCCAATACTTCAGAAGGAAGTGCAAGCATAGCCCCAAGGGGCTCTTCTCCTACCCTGCTGAGGTGAGAGGGACGAGGTACTCCATGCACTGGGTCTCCGAGGCGCACCGGAATTCATGGCATGTGCTTCTTGATGCTACTGCACTTGTAGTTGGGGAGGATCAGCTGAACCTTGCTCTCCATAGGCCAGATTTTGTGCTCTGTACTCTTGATAACAAGCATGCTCACCCTTCCAAGATCACTTGTCTATTGGTGAGAAGGAAGTCCTTTGATACTTCAGCCTCAGCTTCAATCTAA
- the LOC103718316 gene encoding uncharacterized protein LOC103718316 isoform X1 encodes MFFLRLSHKISLWSLPTTPQFGSTSETRKLFGGFGLVSSSIKPLFPSLLLLLVATLVQISWLLWYIVEEQIVLHMEPKSLVGGENEEATFSSIPRSPLQNQRPNSMIVKKVCPREFIPPHIVAEAISTLHGLDLRWSGPITPSEMEYVSKYVHAKYPQYSHGLIEEGDKTDLYSRYYCTASPENSDDRRRSPRGSHLPDLVKTQLEPSRLLDILTKKSSFPGSFISIPEIQARNRVLKHCGLTDEEYLVLFTPNYKAAMMLVGESYPFFRYNYYMTIIDDEVDYVREFAAYKESKVISAPETWLDLRIKGSQLSQYFRRKCKHSPKGLFSYPAEVRGTRYSMHWVSEAHRNSWHVLLDATALVVGEDQLNLALHRPDFVLCTLDNKHAHPSKITCLLVRRKSFDTSASASI; translated from the exons ATGTTTTTCCTTCGGCTCTCTCATAAAATATCTTTATGGTCGCTACCTACAACGCCCCAATTTGGATCAACATCTGAAACAAGAAAGCTTTTTGGTGGGTTTGGGTTGGtctcttcatcaatcaagccttTGTTTCCTTCTCTCCTCCTGTTGCTTGTTGCTACTCTTGTGCAAATTTCTTGGTTACTTTGGTATATTGTTGAAGAACAGATTGTTCTCCATATGGAACCCAAG TCTCTGGTTGGAGGGGAAAATGAAGAAGCCACATTCAGTTCAATACCCAGATCACCACTTCAAAACCAAAGGCCGAATAGCATGATTGTCAAG AAAGTATGTCCGCGCGAATTCATTCCTCCCCACATAGTTGCTGAGGCCATATCAACTCTCCATGGTCTTGATCTAAGATGGTCAGGACCAATAACTCCAAGTGAGATGGAATATGTGAGCAAGTATGTCCATGCCAAGTACCCGCAATACTCGCATGGCCTCATCGAGGAAGGTGATAAGACTGACCTCTACTCAAGGTATTATTGCACTGCATCGCCGGAGAACTCCGACGACAGACGCAGGTCTCCAAGGGGAAGCCACCTCCCCGACCTCGTCAAGACTCAGTTGGAGCCTTCAAGGCTTCTAGACATTCTCACTAAGAAGTCCTCCTTCCCTGGCAGCTTCATATCGATCCCAGAGATCCAAGCCCGGAACCGCGTCCTTAAACACTGTGGCCTGACCGATGAGGAATACCTTGTGCTCTTCACTCCAAATTATAAGGCTGCCATGATGTTGGTGGGGGAGAGCTACCCTTTCTTCAGGTACAACTACTACATGACCATCATCGACGATGAGGTTGACTACGTGAGGGAGTTTGCAGCATATAAGGAATCAAAGGTGATCTCAGCACCTGAGACTTGGCTGGATCTCAGGATCAAAGGATCACAACTGAGCCAATACTTCAGAAGGAAGTGCAAGCATAGCCCCAAGGGGCTCTTCTCCTACCCTGCTGAGGTGAGAGGGACGAGGTACTCCATGCACTGGGTCTCCGAGGCGCACCGGAATTCATGGCATGTGCTTCTTGATGCTACTGCACTTGTAGTTGGGGAGGATCAGCTGAACCTTGCTCTCCATAGGCCAGATTTTGTGCTCTGTACTCTTGATAACAAGCATGCTCACCCTTCCAAGATCACTTGTCTATTGGTGAGAAGGAAGTCCTTTGATACTTCAGCCTCAGCTTCAATCTAA
- the LOC103722266 gene encoding probable methyltransferase At1g27930, translating to MRALSEKPLLAASAAAALLAGALIVSSFVRAGDRALLCSSVYSSSSPSAELAAALLHYATTRVVPQQSRAEIRISFDVLRRRAPCNFLVFGLGHDSLMWSAFNAGGTTVFLEEDPVWFRSVTKDSPALHAHTVRYRTRLVDADDLLKSYRSEPSCLPPAAAPIKNNHRCRLALADLPAEIYDREWDLIMIDAPKGYYNEAPGRMAAIFSAAVMARGRRGEGETDVFLHDVNRKVEKKFAMEFLCKKYLVGGTGRLWHFRIPPVNDTSSGDKGFC from the coding sequence ATGCGGGCGCTGTCGGAGAAACCCCTCCTCGCCGCTTCGGCCGCCGCGGCGCTGTTGGCGGGTGCCCTCATCGTCTCCagcttcgtccgcgccggcgaCCGCGCCCTCCTCTGCTCCTCCGTctactcctcctcctctccctcggcGGAGCTCGCGGCGGCGCTCCTCCACTACGCTACCACCAGAGTCGTCCCCCAGCAGTCCCGCGCCGAGATCCGGATCTCCTTCGACGTCCTCCGCCGCCGCGCCCCCTGCAACTTCCTCGTCTTCGGCCTTGGCCACGACTCCCTCATGTGGTCCGCCTTCAACGCCGGCGGCACCACCGTCTTCCTCGAAGAAGACCCCGTATGGTTCCGATCCGTCACCAAGGACTCCCCCGCCCTCCACGCCCACACCGTCCGCTACCGCACCCGCCTCGTCGACGCCGACGATCTCCTCAAATCCTACCGATCCGAGCCCTCGTGCCTcccgccggcggcggcgcctATCAAGAACAACCACCGCTGCCGACTGGCCCTGGCCGATCTCCCGGCCGAGATCTACGATCGGGAGTGGGATCTCATCATGATCGACGCCCCAAAGGGGTACTACAACGAGGCGCCGGGGCGGATGGCGGCGATCTTCTCGGCGGCGGTCATGGCGAGGGGCCGCCGGGGGGAGGGCGAGACGGATGTGTTCCTCCACGACGTCAATCGGAAGGTCGAGAAGAAGTTCGCCATGGAGTTTCTCTGCAAGAAGTATCTCGTCGGTGGCACCGGCCGGCTGTGGCATTTCCGGATCCCGCCGGTGAACGACACTTCCTCCGGCGACAAGGGCTTCTGCTGA
- the LOC103718317 gene encoding probable methyltransferase At1g27930, with amino-acid sequence MSSKNFIFVLFLILSTISFLRFFRFTNITAPHTLPSSPIFSNSCASTNSMPAKRLPRVSHAMKPYARPPAENILSLKEHQLLQNLITRRAPCNLLFFGLKAQFLDLAMLNTEGTTSFLEDDYEKLRTRKLKGMRVHLVKYHDKASEAYELLKHARTNPACTPQASLLHKSHCKLALTGLPEVVCNRKWDVVVIDGPRGDQPEAPGRMGAIYTAAMIARAGKTTDVFVHDIDRMIEKWYSWEFLCHENLVSSKGNLWHFRIKGNSGSARFCPEAVPQIQ; translated from the coding sequence atgtcATCGAAGAATTTCATCTTTGTCCTTTTCCTTATCCTCTCAACCATTTCCTTCCTTAGATTCTTCAGGTTTACAAACATTACAGCACCTCATACACTACCCTCTTCTCCAATATTTTCAAATTCATGTGCTTCTACAAATTCTATGCCTGCGAAACGCCTTCCTCGTGTATCTCATGCCATGAAACCATACGCCAGACCCCCTGCTGAAAATATCCTCAGCTTAAAAGAGCACCAGCTCCTCCAAAATCTTATAACCCGACGAGCCCCCTGCAACCTCCTCTTTTTTGGACTTAAAGCACAATTCCTTGATCTTGCCATGTTGAATACTGAAGGAACTACTAGCTTTCTAGAAGATGACTATGAAAAGCTCAGAACCCGAAAACTCAAAGGCATGCGAGTCCATTTGGTTAAATACCATGACAAGGCCAGTGAAGCATATGAGCTACTTAAACATGCTAGAACAAACCCTGCCTGCACACCACAAGCAAGTCTCCTCCATAAATCACATTGCAAGCTAGCACTGACTGGGCTGCCAGAGGTAGTGTGCAACAGAAAATGGGACGTGGTGGTCATTGATGGGCCAAGAGGAGACCAACCAGAGGCACCAGGGAGGATGGGGGCAATCTACACAGCTGCCATGATTGCAAGAGCTGGTAAGACGACGGATGTTTTTGTCCATGACATAGATCGGATGATTGAGAAGTGGTACTCTTGGGAGTTCTTATGTCATGAAAATTTGGTTTCCTCTAAGGGAAACTTATGGCATTTTAGAATAAAAGGAAACTCCGGCTCTGCTAGGTTTTGCCCTGAGGCTGTACCTCAGATTCAGTAA